gacatgacataaaGTATATACTTGTAGGACATGGACAGagcggctgccgggcctggtctgagagagaagTCAGGGTTGCAGAGGAAAAGGAGAttgctggggaggaggaggattccAAAATTTGCTGAGGGGcacagtcagttctagttatacAATTGTACACAATATTTTTCTTCCATGGATCTTACTCATAGTTGACCTTAAAGGAACATAATTTGGTCGTCTGGAAGATCTGGGCTAattccacccaaaaaataaaccCTCTTATTGGCTCCATTAACAACCCAATTAGGGATGGGCAAATAAATTCTAAAATTCAGAAGTATGTCTAGAATTTTAGCAAAAATTCAGATTCTACAGAATTTGATTATTGTGCGATGCAATTTGGGACAATCAAGGAATATAAAGGGACACCAAAAAGGAGGAGGCTTTTCCAGGGTACAATTTATTTGGACCTGAATATAACTGCATGGACAGATCAGAGCCCAAATTATTTttacatttgctcatctctaaacctaataaaaaaatgtgaaaagggtTTCTCTCCTTTGTAAAATCTATGATATTTAGCAAGTTTTGATTTATCTGAAAAGCGCTTCTCCATTCTGAACATCAATATGGCTTGTCTGGCTGTATGACCTAtcatgtgtaacaagatatgAATTTCCTCTAAAATATTTCCTACATTTTGAATATTATTATGGCGTCTCCCCTTTGTGaaatctctgatgtttaacaagatgtgatttccgtgtaaaacatttctcacattctgaacatgaaaatagcATCTCTCTTGTGTGACCTCTCTCATGTGTAATAAGATCTGATTTTtctctaaaacatttcccacattctaaacatgaatatggcttctctcctttgtGAAATCTCTGATGTCTAAGAAAATGTGagttatctgtaaaacattttccacattctgaacatgaataaggcttctctcctgtgtgaattctctcatgtataacaagatatgatttatatataaaacattttccacattctgagcatgaatatgGCTTGTCTCCTGCGTGAAATCTCTGATGTCTAATAAAatgtgatttctgtgtaaaatatttcttacattctaaacaagaatatggtttctctcctgtgtgaattctctcatgtataacacgATCTGATTTTtgtctaaaacatttcccacattctgaacatgagtatggcttctctcctgtgtgacttctctcatgtataataAGTTGTgatttatatataaaacaatttccacattctgaacatgagtaTGGCCTTTCACCTGTGTGACATCTTTGATgtctaacaagacttgatttttgTGTAAacaatttcccacattctgaacatgaatacagcttctcccctgtgtgaattctctgatgttcaacaagattgtatttttgtgcaaaacatttcccacattctgaacatgaaaatggcttttctcctgtgtgatatctttgaTGTTTAAAAAGACTTGCTTTTTGTGTAAAATAttgtccacattctgaacatgaaaatggcttctctcctgtgtgaattctctcatgtgtagcaagatgtgatttatctgcaaaacattttccacatactgaacatgaatgtagcttctctcctgtatgacgtctcttatgtctaacaagatgtgatttatctgtaaaacattttccacattctgaacatgaatatggtttctctcctgtgtgacttctctcatgtataacaagatgtgatttatctttaaaacattttccacattctgaacaggagtatGGTTTCTCTACTGTGTGATTTCTTCTGTTTGTAGAAAGACCTGAGATTTCACACCCTTTCTGATCTGTACTTGTGGTAACAATCTCTGATTGGAAAGGAGAAGGTTCCTCAAGATTAGTGGGATAATATGATAAAGctgtactgtgaagtcctggatgCATATTAAGTATAATgaggttttctcctgaagagtGATCCATGATGTCTTCATCTTCTGCTTTATAATTTAATGATAACATGAAGTTTCCCTCAGAACTCTTACAGAGActttctgtaaaaataaaaatttaaatttgtgTTTTGATTGTCAAACCACAGAGTAGACAAACCTATAACATTCCTATTAGGCTGGAACTGAATCTAAATTCACTGCTAGTGTGGGGTAACgcttaaaacaaaataataattttttattgaaatataaTTAAAAGTAGGTAGgaacaaaatacaaaataaaaaagtacCGATGTCATTAGTAGGagagctgccaccaccgatatcAACTACATCACTCAACCGGGGATATAGGCGTAAAGACCGCCCAGACACATAAGTGTGACCCTGGTGAGGAGGTACAGGAGGTATGGGGAACCAAAAATAGCCCCCACTAGTCCACCATGCGGGTCAATCACACGTGGAGCCCACCTGGCCAAATATGGCTCAGTCTAACTTCCTTCACCCAAATAGTGGTCAATTAGTGGGTGGTTCCCCTAATTCCTAAAAGCTACAGCTGTTTGAGGATAGGCTGGGGTCAGCCATTGTTTGCTGGAGCTGACTAATACTACACTGTAATACAGGAACGGTATCCCTCTCACTTATCAGATAGTTGCTCCTATAAGCTTTACCCATGGCCGTCCACAGCACGATAACCCTGCCTGTTCGCTAGCTCTGCACATTTCTGCTTATATTAGCAACATCAGGAGCTGAACAGAAGCCTACACAGAGGATGATAAGAGGAATGGCTAAACACACACTATTGGTGTGGAGCCTTCGGCACTGGTATGGCCGTGCGCGGCCGCATGCACAGCTGACTTAAAAGAACAAGTCCTCGCCTACATAGTTTAGGGCTGGACGGGCTGGTATCCAATTGGAAGGAGGAGGGCGGAGAGGACATCCAAAAGGTGCCACTCGCCCACCTCCCCCCCGCATAGCTCATTGGCCGGATCGCTGAGGTGTCAACACTGTCAGGGAGACAAAGCAGTCAATATCAGCTGCTGGAATATGGAGACAACAGCAACAGTGTATAGGAGATCGAAGGAGTCACACACCACATAGCCCACAGTGAAACCTCGCCACTGAAATAACTAGGACCACTGTGGATAATCAagattattgtccacattaatcGGCACCCAGATGCCACTCATAAAAAGACCACCACAATAtacttagatcatgtggtaattctGTTGGCCAAGGGGTTTAcctgtcacggcgggcgtgcactcagttTCACAGATAACGCACGAACCAGGCTCTGGgcaagagacaggggaagggtcacctcctagctaatccctgacctctttccctgcactgctcagcccacatgcagaccttaaaggtaggtatgatgtgtcctcgtgccttggctgacaaaaccctgaattccctgagatggtgaagaggggaaataggagcagcctgctcgcacagaacctggatgggagagatgacacaaaacaaccaaacttgaaatgacacttatcttcctgagctggaacagacagccaaccttccttcctagcttccaagaccacaatgattagtataatccgctcagagcactggccTGGTGTgatatttaaactaatgaccccacccagtgcacctgatgagaggctggtccagcacggctccaaaacaaacactaaactcgtgctgctatcctggccgacctccgcacatcgtcagagtggggcatgacattaCCTAAGCTAGAAATATGTGGGCAGATTACAAGAACAATGTCAACGATATGTATTTGTTTAATCCCTTCGGGCGGAGCGTCTGAACCCTGAATGTCCACTGCGCTTCCTTTAGCAGTAATTTGGTGTCGATGTCACTGCCTCGCGGGGACATACGGATGGATTCCATATCCTGGAACATCATAGGCTTGAGTTCCCCCGGATGTTTTAACTCCATATGTCTAGCTATTATAGTGTCAGATTTGTTCCGGATGTCGTTCAAGTGTTCGCCTATATGGCGACAGAACTTCCActtggttttgcccacatattgcaTGCCACAATGACATGTGGCCAAGTAGATGACCCCTACCATCTGGCAATTAATAACTGCTCTGATGGTGTATGAGAAACTGGTTACAGTACTGGAGAAAGAATTACCCATTCTAATTACTCCGCAGGCAATGCAATTCCCACAACGGAAAGTGCCCCTTGCCTCGAATTTAAGCCACGTCACTGATTGCGGTTTTTGATAGAAACTGTGAGTCAACCTATCCTTTAGACTGTTTCCCTGCCGGAATGTAATAGAGGGAGTAGACCCCACTAAATGACCAACATCAGGGTCCAGTTTCAAAATACCCCAGTATCTGGTCAAAATGTTCCTGACCTCCCGGTGTTTCATATCAAAATTGGCCACAATACGGATGTTCTCATCCGCATCGGTCCTGACACGTGGATTGAGTAAGGATACCCGATCCACTCCCGGGGACTGGTGGTATGCATCCCTAAGTACTGCCTCAGGGTAACCACGCCGCTGAAACCTCTGCCTTCTTGAGGGCCGAGAGATTGGAACAGTTCCTGCGCACGCAAAGGTATTGACCCTTCGGTATTCCCCTCTTTAATGGATGAGGGTGACAGCTGTCCCAATGCAGGAGACTatttgtgtcatggtcttaccttctcactgttctccttcgtttgacatgtgctggcggccatcttggtttctgggtttcttgtagcctcccaccctgcggctcctccttcccactgggaggagctggatgcctagctcatatatatagaaggtctgtggcttcagttccttgcttggtcctcctgtgtgcacatgcttcaaagactgctgctgcttctggttcctgatcctggcctcgtctgactaccccgttggttcctgatccaggcttcgtctgactaccccgttggttcctgatcctggcttcgtctgactaccctcctggttcctgacctccgtctacgcaagaccctgcttcggtttagccatccgtttggactttagctacggcttgattttcaataaagccttcttatttccacctatctcttgttgtacgtctggttcatggttccatgacattaggaccaagccatgaattctgacggtacagggccatcctcgctacctacgctggttgccagacttgatcagcaggatcacctgttgggtcggttcgctgtggcgttacaaaccctgcttgaacgcacggctcatttagcttccgttgccgatgggtcggttgtcgctcctgggcccgctcctactgccgctccggttgttgcgccagagtctaccccgacacctgttgctgcgcctgcggtgtttcggggtatgaccggttctgccccccttccacagcgctttgggggagagccaactcagtgccgaggtttccttaaccaggtggccatttatttcgagttgctgccacatgcctttcctactgagagatcaaaggtgggcttcttgatctcgctgctctcggacaaggccttggcctgggccagccctttatgggagaacaacaatccggtggttgccaagttttccggttttgttgcttctcttcggaaggtattcgatgtgccggctcgtgctgcctctgctgcgaagctccttatgtccatcagacagggttcacgatccgtagctgaatacgccattgagtttcgtaccctggcagcagaggtgggctggaataatgaggctctggtcgctgctttctctcatggtctctcggatgccttgaaggatgaggttgcagccaaggacctaccagtggagctcgagtcccttatttctttcctgattttgattgacaccagactcagggagagaccttcctttaaggagagcctgcggaggccttctaacagattggcgcctacgtttgctgtcccacccgtgcctccctctcctcccacgcctcctggggatgactggtctgggggtgaacccatgcagctggggtttgctcgcctgtccgagggggagagggtactccggagacgcgagggccgatgcatgtactgtggtctcggtgggcattttcggttggcatgcccgaaccgtccgggaaacgctcgcacctgagatcctgtcgggggcagatcttgggtggagtctcctcgtccccggtttcccgtgttgacaaaccactgattactgttgtcctctcctgggtcgggggctcggtgacgacccaggcgttggtggactctggtgctggtggtttgttcattgatagtgtgttcgctgccgccaattccattcctctgcagcctcgaggttccccactggctcttgaggcgatagacggcagaccccttctgccgccacacgtgactcaggagacccttccagtggggatggccattggtgccgttcacagagagtcggtctgtctccaggttatttcgtctccacactactcggtggtcttggggtacccctggctccagaagcataatccgactttcgattggagatcggccgagatcctctcgtggtcaccgcagtgtggggctagttgcatccatgggcctgtcaagttgctgtgtacttcctcggactctctgttgcctcctgaatacgaggagtaccgggatgtattcgataaggtgcgtgcggttgccctacctccgcaccgcccatacgattgtgccatagagttacaatctggtgccgttcctcctcgtggcaaagtctatccactgtcggtagcggagaatgaggccatggaggagtacgtgagggaggcgctttcacgcggacacattcgcaaatcctcgtccccggcaggggctggatttttctttgtgaaaaagaagggcggtgagttgaggccttgcatcgactacaggggtctcaatcgcatcacgatcaagaacgcttacccgatacccttgatttccgagctgttcgatcgcctcaaaggggccacggtctttaccaaactcgacctgagggcggcatataacctggtaaggatcaaggcgggcgatgagtggaagaccgcgtttaacaccaggaccggtcattatgaatccttggttatgccctttgggttgtgcaatgcgcccgcagtcttccaggaattcatcaacgatgttttccgtgacctgttgcagcagtgtgtggtggtctatttggatgacatcttggtatattctgcatccatggaggcccacattctggatgtcagacgagtgttgcaacgcttacgagagaacaagctgttcggtaagcttgagaaatgcgaatttcaccgatcccaggtaaccttcttaggttacatcatttccgctgaggggttctccatgg
This portion of the Bufo gargarizans isolate SCDJY-AF-19 chromosome 1, ASM1485885v1, whole genome shotgun sequence genome encodes:
- the LOC122924973 gene encoding zinc finger protein OZF-like; translation: MLSLNYKAEDEDIMDHSSGENLIILNMHPGLHSTALSYYPTNLEEPSPFQSEIVTTSTDQKGCEISGLSTNRRNHTVEKPYSCSECGKCFKDKSHLVIHERSHTGEKPYSCSECGKCFTDKSHLVRHKRRHTGEKLHSCSVCGKCFADKSHLATHERIHTGEKPFSCSECGQYFTQKASLFKHQRYHTGEKPFSCSECGKCFAQKYNLVEHQRIHTGEKLYSCSECGKLFTQKSSLVRHQRCHTGERPYSCSECGNCFIYKSQLIIHERSHTGEKPYSCSECGKCFRQKSDRVIHERIHTGEKPYSCLECKKYFTQKSHFIRHQRFHAGDKPYSCSECGKCFIYKSYLVIHERIHTGEKPYSCSECGKCFTDNSHFLRHQRFHKGEKPYSCLECGKCFREKSDLITHERGHTREMLFSCSECEKCFTRKSHLVKHQRFHKGETP